One window of the Thermococcus sp. P6 genome contains the following:
- a CDS encoding OB-fold nucleic acid binding domain-containing protein, producing MGVLTKEQIIEMIRERGGLSKNEVERRIREIASREGISEHAAALILAEELGVNLETEGETLHIADLVPGMRGVNVVAGVLRKYPPREYTKKDGSKGLVANVILYDSTGKTRLVLWDGLVTKYYNELDRGSVVKIIDPVVKEGRNGVELHANFRTRIIIDPDDPRVAEIPPIEEVRSYSYQRKSIGDLVDGDRFVEVRGTIVRLYRVTAYDACPQCRKKVDYDPSTDAWICPEHGEVQPVKVVIFDFGIDDSTGYIRVTLFGDAAAELIGENPEEIAGKLKKLVEDGLTLREAGRKMAEEEYYHLLGKEIVVRGNVLEDKFLGLMLRASGWDEVDPRREISRVRAELKGILRELV from the coding sequence ATGGGAGTTCTGACGAAGGAGCAGATCATCGAGATGATACGGGAGCGTGGGGGCCTCTCAAAGAATGAGGTCGAGAGGAGAATACGGGAGATAGCCTCCAGAGAGGGCATCTCAGAGCACGCCGCGGCCCTTATCCTTGCCGAGGAACTCGGGGTAAACCTTGAGACCGAGGGAGAGACCCTCCACATAGCGGATCTCGTTCCGGGGATGAGGGGAGTCAACGTAGTAGCCGGAGTTCTGAGGAAGTACCCGCCGAGGGAATACACGAAGAAGGACGGTTCAAAGGGACTGGTGGCCAACGTAATACTGTACGATTCAACGGGAAAGACGAGGCTCGTTCTCTGGGACGGGCTCGTGACCAAGTACTACAACGAGCTCGACCGGGGGAGCGTGGTTAAGATCATAGACCCGGTGGTTAAAGAGGGCAGGAACGGGGTGGAGCTCCACGCCAACTTCAGGACGAGGATAATCATCGATCCCGATGACCCGCGCGTTGCTGAGATACCTCCCATCGAGGAGGTACGGAGCTACAGTTATCAGAGGAAGAGCATAGGGGATCTCGTGGACGGTGACAGGTTCGTGGAAGTGCGCGGAACCATAGTGAGGCTCTACCGTGTGACCGCTTACGATGCCTGCCCGCAGTGCAGGAAGAAGGTCGATTACGACCCCTCGACCGATGCGTGGATCTGTCCCGAGCACGGCGAGGTTCAGCCCGTGAAGGTGGTCATATTCGACTTCGGAATCGACGATTCCACGGGTTACATAAGGGTCACGCTCTTCGGGGACGCTGCGGCCGAGCTGATCGGAGAGAACCCCGAGGAGATAGCCGGGAAGCTTAAGAAACTCGTTGAGGATGGGCTGACCCTGAGGGAAGCCGGAAGGAAGATGGCCGAGGAGGAGTACTACCACCTTCTTGGAAAGGAGATAGTGGTCAGGGGAAACGTTCTGGAGGACAAGTTTCTGGGACTCATGCTCAGGGCTTCAGGCTGGGACGAGGTCGATCCCCGGCGGGAGATAAGCAGGGTCAGGGCCGAGCTGAAGGGGATCCTCAGGGAGCTTGTGTGA
- the scpB gene encoding SMC-Scp complex subunit ScpB produces MGLIEDKALVEAALFVSGRPLSLKELSKALGIRSLDYLEKLIELIAAEYEERKSAVEVVRVLGDKYVMQVKAEYSQRVVHLMPQPELRTGELKTLALIAYLQPIEQSKIVKLRGSHVYEHIKKLREMGLVYAEPYERTVLLGTTPKFAELYGFPENDPAIIKEAFGKVVHAEYRDLIAKLEGEPGDQTEAE; encoded by the coding sequence ATGGGACTCATTGAGGACAAGGCGCTCGTCGAGGCCGCGCTCTTCGTTTCCGGAAGACCGCTCAGCCTGAAGGAGCTTTCAAAGGCCCTCGGGATAAGGTCCCTCGATTACCTTGAGAAGCTGATAGAACTAATAGCCGCGGAGTACGAGGAGAGGAAGAGCGCCGTGGAAGTTGTCAGGGTCCTTGGGGATAAGTACGTTATGCAGGTGAAGGCAGAATACAGCCAGCGCGTCGTCCACCTGATGCCCCAGCCCGAACTGAGGACCGGCGAGCTGAAAACCCTCGCCCTGATAGCCTACCTCCAGCCTATAGAGCAGAGCAAGATCGTGAAGCTCAGGGGGAGCCACGTCTACGAGCACATTAAGAAGCTCCGCGAGATGGGGCTCGTCTACGCAGAACCCTACGAGAGAACGGTGCTCCTCGGGACCACGCCGAAGTTCGCCGAGCTCTACGGCTTCCCCGAGAACGATCCGGCTATCATAAAGGAGGCCTTCGGAAAGGTCGTCCACGCCGAGTACCGTGACCTCATAGCGAAACTCGAAGGGGAACCCGGTGATCAGACCGAGGCGGAGTGA
- a CDS encoding MFS transporter yields the protein MRQRPRKRKKATLKSIEKSKQMRHRYDPARWFSSFIPFKVSTGGAAPLIPLLTMALGGGPSEVGIVNAIGSTASMLGGLFWGKLSDKLNRRKVFLIVGFLGTAISTILFPLARSVYQVMVINAVYTFFIAATIPIPILIITKAFRLEDWDWAIGRFNEIGGWAWVAGMVIGLLLGQFLSLRGMLIVFGLIGLLSVPHGLNTIREVPLHLNREKLGVYAGYVVEKFRYIPNMITHLPRFSTKGFGALYLSSLLFWVGAMLYFTQFPVLLKEKGFTTSGIYLMSIGNSAISAFMYTRVGKKLRNRSGYGVLIRGLLLRALAFALVPVAIYLNWTFTPLTFLSYLLAGYTWAFIGISTTSIISRKAKARERGALIGAYNMISSVGAILGNFASGFVAQSFGFFADFSLASLLVALSVIPLIGEKFKSRGE from the coding sequence TTGAGACAGCGCCCCCGGAAGAGAAAGAAGGCAACGCTAAAAAGCATCGAAAAAAGCAAACAGATGCGCCACAGGTACGATCCTGCCAGATGGTTCTCTTCATTTATCCCCTTCAAGGTCTCAACGGGTGGAGCCGCTCCGCTGATACCCCTGCTCACGATGGCCCTCGGAGGGGGTCCTTCCGAGGTTGGGATCGTAAACGCCATTGGGAGTACAGCTTCAATGCTCGGCGGCCTCTTCTGGGGGAAGCTCAGCGATAAGCTCAACAGGAGGAAGGTGTTTCTCATAGTCGGCTTCCTGGGAACCGCCATCTCGACCATTCTGTTTCCCCTTGCTAGAAGTGTGTATCAGGTAATGGTCATCAACGCGGTGTACACCTTCTTCATAGCAGCAACGATTCCTATACCCATCCTGATCATTACGAAGGCGTTCCGGCTGGAGGACTGGGATTGGGCGATAGGCCGCTTCAACGAGATAGGTGGATGGGCGTGGGTTGCGGGGATGGTAATAGGTCTTCTCCTCGGCCAGTTCCTGAGTTTGAGGGGGATGCTCATCGTTTTCGGGTTAATTGGACTGCTCTCTGTTCCCCATGGCCTAAACACCATCAGGGAAGTTCCCCTCCATCTCAACAGGGAGAAACTCGGTGTTTACGCCGGTTACGTGGTGGAGAAGTTCCGTTACATACCGAACATGATAACCCATCTCCCCCGCTTTTCCACGAAGGGTTTCGGAGCCCTGTACCTCTCTTCCCTGCTCTTCTGGGTAGGTGCAATGCTCTACTTCACCCAGTTCCCGGTCCTGCTAAAGGAGAAGGGTTTTACCACCTCCGGGATTTATCTGATGAGCATCGGTAATTCAGCCATCTCGGCCTTCATGTACACCCGGGTGGGGAAAAAGCTGAGGAATAGGAGCGGCTACGGGGTCCTCATCAGGGGCCTCCTCCTGCGCGCCCTCGCCTTCGCCCTTGTGCCTGTGGCTATATACCTGAATTGGACCTTCACCCCCCTTACCTTCCTTTCATACCTGCTCGCCGGCTACACGTGGGCCTTCATAGGGATATCAACGACGTCCATAATCTCCCGGAAGGCGAAGGCGAGGGAGAGGGGTGCCCTCATAGGGGCCTACAACATGATAAGCTCGGTGGGTGCGATCCTCGGGAACTTCGCCAGTGGCTTCGTAGCTCAGTCCTTTGGGTTCTTCGCGGACTTTTCGCTGGCTTCCCTGCTTGTTGCCCTCTCCGTAATCCCGCTCATCGGGGAGAAATTTAAAAGTCGAGGGGAGTGA